Proteins encoded within one genomic window of Nitrospina gracilis 3/211:
- a CDS encoding PAS domain S-box protein, protein MSKKNEQIGAQVGVTLIVALFLLLAWEYFLKPLLFGATLSQSGNFSVFQRWEFIAACLVIVCLSLIIPFRKIRQLHEEVKLVEESLAGEKTLSRIFFSVDNSILIVVDTANQIMQVNKKALKFLGYKEEELLGKDWMAFLIRNKEREVLRREFLAFVNDPSKQFKMFTTPVHNKSNKEHRVEWQAAMLKDERDQVYGTIISGQDVTAQTSLTKDLETIKSKYDPQIKKLTNELNENKQKYHQEAIKTAHAKARFKFWFDLEKNLLSLKPGDVSNQDFFNQKMNQVLEDYGTLSNVDHGFINIISEDGQTMNNTHIWVSDEPDMEPDADPIQLSKLPWLNQKLNDREALHIPNVGDLPKEASAEKKLLNKQGAKSLLLVPLFSDEIILGCIGFETIHEPKSWDSDEVEILKIIARQMSNLLKPSQRDSSGAPIAERSFSDPDLDWNEEELGLGFDEPLQDDDILELQGRVGEEIKERITSLETVKTELENKLKLSKASEANLKSAQTEMEEKLQTKNLELKKLNNLLEQEKLTKQSLEEQIKALKEDDNNAIGNNEQLEAIQAKLDETKRVKEDLESQISNKEESARKELASKTQELQKLKQALEDEKKLREALQIQNPGEAKSAFATNLEKQLSNKSIELQKVQAQLQNELHVKEKLEEKIKVEHTVLEKKIADREAEIAELKSQLESPQNSISEKNYRASKTRIQEKPEEDYKKEAQTFKNEIEKLKALLEEKTAQLQTLQKSFEEFRENAPSEEELENLQALVDSKDLELQQIQESLDEAHVAKNWVETEYTQLKKDLEKYKENQEVLEASRTLLESELEELRGIQDKLDLQTGELKELRHDMGNLEIANQQMLKDLEEKDYQIEDLQYQNQRLDKVDLPLFTMNTQGTIMTWNQGAQELTGYLEEAAQGQSLSFLFPPGEEIELKRDVLDPLQEKGSTTLILPLTFENGSQGNCKKGLISLALFKNGNEAKEAFGVLVDISHDPKTVEEIRQLRTKLEGELQSLKEVAETEKQEIKNYYDSILKKSGLVPILLSADFKILQVGPDAESSLGWSSPEVENRNFFEHIMPGKDWKAMESSAQETLKNKGIHQFESLTPTHDSEKRNLLWNLIINKEGEQENASIIAIAQDIHEMREHENNIKQREALLSSIIDQAVDGFVTIDESGIIQSFNSTAEKMFGYSSAEVIGHNVSILMPEPYRSEHGNYLSRYLQTGKSNLVGKEPREFLGKCKDGSTFPMEIAVREIYQGYRRMFVGIIHDVRKRKEFEIASMENEEKFRKLMEAETDAILLVNLSDNQLLDGNEAATRLFGYSRGELGKLKYTDLVVNGSNSEFSGGTQGSALGLHPRKKSNLAHFTKRDGTVFSAQVVISSFLVQNEKMSLNIIRDVTPQIRAEETIQESERHLIDILNQASLPIYIKDMNGRYLLANSAFQKLFNVRRDQLIGKTDHEVFPADIADILSESDRQALDKGQNVESKDSILHDDGIHNYTMVKHPMRNSSGILYGVCGVLNDNTNRNRLESELARMKTEFQERMDYYLQSMNQHHEKQIASERSAAATKVLLGLANQITNPIQGIQNILEQLSDRAAMEEIHKGLMMVALNECRRIADLSERLQRCEIPPLGKPEAIDLHELLREIMKKPDIVPQDGSIRLEEQSFSNLRPVQGNPAQLKLAFEHLFRNAVEATSGENRKIVLATEQLEDNVKIHIQDTGCGIPEEIRDRIFDPFFTTKKAGKRAGLGLMMVLGVVKNHGGDIDIRSETGKGTTVTLTLPLKQK, encoded by the coding sequence ATGTCGAAGAAGAATGAGCAAATTGGAGCGCAGGTCGGGGTCACCCTGATCGTTGCCCTTTTCCTTCTGTTAGCTTGGGAGTATTTTCTCAAGCCACTCCTTTTTGGGGCCACCCTTTCGCAATCGGGGAATTTTTCGGTCTTCCAGCGGTGGGAGTTCATAGCCGCGTGCCTGGTGATCGTCTGCCTTTCCCTGATCATTCCTTTTCGAAAAATCCGGCAACTCCACGAAGAAGTCAAGCTGGTAGAAGAATCCCTGGCTGGGGAAAAAACTCTCTCTCGCATATTTTTTAGTGTGGACAATTCCATCTTAATTGTCGTGGACACCGCAAACCAGATCATGCAGGTCAATAAAAAGGCTCTCAAATTCCTTGGTTATAAAGAAGAGGAGTTGCTTGGAAAAGACTGGATGGCATTTCTCATTCGCAATAAGGAGCGGGAGGTGTTGCGGCGCGAATTCCTTGCTTTTGTAAACGATCCCTCCAAACAATTTAAAATGTTCACCACCCCGGTGCATAACAAATCAAACAAGGAACATAGAGTCGAATGGCAGGCCGCCATGCTCAAGGATGAGCGGGATCAGGTGTATGGGACCATCATTTCCGGCCAGGACGTAACGGCGCAGACATCCCTGACAAAGGATTTGGAAACCATCAAATCCAAATACGATCCTCAGATCAAGAAACTGACCAATGAGTTAAATGAAAACAAACAGAAATACCACCAGGAAGCAATCAAAACAGCTCATGCAAAAGCTCGTTTCAAATTCTGGTTTGACCTGGAGAAAAACCTGCTTTCATTGAAACCGGGTGATGTATCCAATCAGGATTTTTTCAACCAAAAAATGAACCAGGTCCTTGAAGATTACGGAACTCTATCCAATGTGGACCATGGTTTTATCAATATAATTTCCGAAGACGGTCAAACAATGAACAACACCCACATCTGGGTTTCAGACGAACCTGACATGGAACCCGATGCGGATCCAATCCAATTGTCAAAACTTCCCTGGTTGAACCAGAAACTAAACGACAGGGAAGCCTTGCACATACCAAACGTAGGGGACCTGCCCAAGGAAGCCAGCGCTGAAAAAAAACTTCTCAATAAACAGGGAGCAAAATCCCTGCTCCTCGTCCCGCTGTTTTCCGATGAAATCATTCTGGGATGCATTGGTTTCGAAACCATACATGAACCAAAATCATGGGACTCGGACGAAGTCGAAATCCTGAAAATCATCGCCCGGCAAATGTCAAATCTTTTAAAGCCCTCCCAGAGGGACTCCAGTGGTGCGCCCATTGCCGAAAGAAGCTTCAGCGACCCGGATTTGGACTGGAATGAAGAAGAGCTGGGCCTTGGCTTTGATGAACCTCTTCAAGATGATGACATCCTAGAACTACAGGGCCGAGTGGGTGAAGAGATCAAAGAACGTATTACCAGTCTTGAAACCGTAAAAACCGAACTTGAGAACAAGCTGAAACTCAGTAAAGCCAGCGAAGCCAATTTGAAATCAGCCCAAACCGAAATGGAAGAAAAGCTCCAGACTAAAAACCTGGAGCTGAAAAAGCTGAACAACCTTCTTGAACAGGAAAAGCTGACAAAGCAGTCCCTTGAAGAGCAGATAAAGGCTTTAAAGGAAGACGACAATAATGCCATAGGGAACAATGAGCAGCTTGAAGCGATTCAGGCGAAACTGGATGAAACCAAAAGAGTGAAAGAAGATCTTGAATCCCAAATATCAAACAAAGAAGAGTCCGCCCGAAAGGAACTCGCCTCCAAAACCCAGGAGCTTCAAAAACTAAAACAGGCTCTGGAAGATGAAAAGAAACTTCGGGAGGCCCTGCAAATTCAAAACCCCGGCGAAGCGAAATCCGCATTCGCTACAAACCTTGAAAAACAGCTTTCCAACAAATCCATCGAGCTGCAAAAGGTTCAGGCTCAACTTCAAAACGAATTACATGTAAAAGAAAAACTGGAAGAAAAGATAAAAGTTGAACACACGGTTTTGGAGAAAAAAATTGCAGACAGAGAAGCTGAAATCGCAGAATTAAAATCCCAATTGGAGTCACCACAAAATTCCATTTCCGAAAAAAATTATAGAGCTTCAAAGACACGCATCCAGGAAAAACCTGAAGAAGACTATAAAAAAGAAGCTCAAACCTTTAAAAATGAAATTGAAAAATTGAAGGCCCTTCTGGAAGAAAAAACCGCCCAATTACAGACTCTTCAAAAAAGTTTCGAGGAATTCAGGGAAAATGCCCCATCTGAGGAAGAACTGGAAAACCTCCAGGCTTTAGTAGATTCCAAGGACTTGGAGTTACAGCAAATTCAAGAATCTCTGGACGAGGCCCATGTTGCTAAAAACTGGGTGGAAACAGAATATACCCAGCTCAAAAAGGACCTTGAAAAATACAAGGAAAATCAGGAAGTGCTGGAAGCTTCCCGGACCCTGTTGGAATCGGAGCTGGAAGAACTCCGGGGAATCCAGGATAAACTGGATCTGCAAACCGGTGAACTAAAGGAACTGAGGCATGACATGGGCAATTTGGAGATAGCAAACCAGCAAATGCTGAAAGATCTGGAAGAAAAGGATTACCAGATAGAAGATCTCCAATACCAGAACCAACGACTGGATAAAGTGGACCTGCCCCTTTTCACCATGAACACACAGGGCACCATCATGACGTGGAATCAAGGTGCCCAGGAATTGACCGGTTACCTTGAAGAGGCCGCACAGGGGCAATCCCTGAGCTTTCTGTTTCCCCCGGGTGAGGAAATTGAATTGAAGAGAGACGTGCTTGATCCCCTCCAGGAGAAGGGTTCGACCACTTTGATTCTTCCACTGACTTTTGAAAATGGTTCGCAGGGAAACTGCAAGAAAGGACTGATCAGCCTGGCTCTCTTTAAAAATGGAAATGAAGCCAAGGAAGCGTTTGGCGTTCTAGTTGACATTTCTCATGACCCAAAAACCGTTGAAGAAATTAGGCAATTGCGCACGAAACTGGAAGGGGAATTGCAAAGCTTGAAGGAAGTTGCGGAAACGGAAAAACAGGAGATCAAAAATTATTATGATTCCATCCTGAAAAAGTCCGGGCTGGTTCCCATTCTCCTTTCGGCAGATTTCAAAATCCTCCAAGTCGGCCCCGATGCGGAATCCAGTCTGGGTTGGAGCAGCCCTGAGGTTGAAAACCGTAATTTCTTTGAGCACATCATGCCAGGTAAAGATTGGAAGGCGATGGAAAGTTCAGCACAGGAAACGCTAAAAAATAAGGGGATCCATCAGTTTGAAAGCCTCACCCCCACACACGATTCTGAAAAACGAAACCTCCTTTGGAACCTTATTATAAATAAGGAGGGTGAACAGGAAAACGCTTCCATCATCGCCATCGCGCAGGACATCCACGAAATGCGCGAACACGAAAACAATATCAAACAAAGAGAAGCTCTTCTTTCATCCATTATTGACCAGGCAGTGGATGGTTTTGTCACAATTGACGAGAGCGGAATCATCCAGTCATTCAACAGCACGGCAGAAAAGATGTTCGGATACAGCAGCGCGGAAGTTATCGGCCACAATGTCAGTATCCTGATGCCGGAACCTTACCGAAGCGAACATGGAAACTATCTTTCCCGTTATTTACAAACGGGCAAAAGCAATTTGGTGGGAAAAGAGCCAAGGGAATTTCTTGGAAAATGCAAGGATGGATCGACTTTCCCCATGGAGATCGCGGTACGCGAGATTTACCAGGGTTACCGCCGCATGTTCGTGGGGATCATCCACGACGTTCGCAAACGCAAAGAATTTGAAATCGCTTCAATGGAAAACGAGGAAAAATTCCGCAAGCTGATGGAGGCGGAGACCGACGCCATTCTTCTTGTCAACCTTTCGGACAACCAGTTACTGGACGGCAATGAAGCCGCAACCAGGCTTTTCGGATACAGCCGGGGTGAACTGGGCAAACTGAAATACACCGACCTCGTGGTCAACGGGTCCAATTCAGAATTTTCCGGGGGAACCCAGGGAAGCGCATTGGGACTCCATCCGCGGAAAAAAAGCAATCTCGCCCACTTCACAAAAAGGGACGGCACCGTTTTCTCCGCACAGGTGGTCATCAGTTCATTCCTCGTTCAAAACGAAAAGATGAGCCTGAACATCATAAGGGACGTCACACCCCAGATTCGTGCGGAAGAAACCATTCAGGAAAGCGAGCGCCACCTGATCGATATTCTAAACCAGGCATCGCTGCCCATTTACATCAAGGATATGAACGGGCGTTACCTGCTTGCCAACTCGGCGTTTCAGAAGCTGTTCAATGTCCGGCGCGATCAGTTAATTGGGAAAACGGACCATGAAGTTTTTCCTGCAGATATTGCCGATATACTCTCCGAATCCGATCGGCAAGCACTGGATAAGGGACAGAATGTGGAGTCCAAGGATTCCATTCTGCACGATGACGGAATCCACAATTACACAATGGTCAAACACCCTATGCGAAATTCGTCCGGAATCCTGTATGGGGTTTGCGGGGTTTTGAACGACAACACCAATCGCAACCGACTGGAGTCAGAACTGGCCCGCATGAAAACCGAGTTCCAGGAAAGAATGGATTACTACCTCCAGTCCATGAACCAGCACCACGAAAAGCAAATAGCATCCGAACGCTCTGCGGCCGCCACCAAGGTGCTTCTTGGACTTGCGAACCAGATCACCAATCCAATCCAGGGAATTCAGAATATTCTGGAACAACTCAGTGACCGGGCCGCAATGGAGGAAATACATAAAGGGCTCATGATGGTTGCTCTCAACGAATGCCGCCGCATTGCGGATCTCAGCGAACGGTTGCAACGATGCGAAATTCCTCCGCTGGGGAAACCGGAGGCAATCGACCTTCATGAATTATTGAGAGAGATTATGAAGAAACCGGACATCGTTCCTCAAGATGGTTCCATCCGTCTTGAAGAGCAATCCTTCTCAAATTTGAGACCGGTCCAGGGTAATCCGGCGCAATTGAAGCTTGCATTTGAACACCTGTTCCGCAACGCCGTGGAGGCAACCTCTGGTGAAAACAGGAAAATTGTGCTTGCCACCGAACAGCTGGAAGACAACGTCAAAATCCATATCCAGGATACGGGTTGCGGGATTCCTGAAGAGATCCGTGATCGCATTTTTGACCCCTTCTTTACCACCAAAAAAGCCGGCAAGCGAGCTGGCCTGGGTTTAATGATGGTGCTTGGTGTTGTTAAAAATCACGGGGGGGATATCGACATTCGCAGTGAAACTGGAAAGGGGACCACAGTCACCCTGACCCTTCCCTTGAAACAAAAATAG
- a CDS encoding porin, protein MNPLKLSVMVWSAFLLASSAWAQDANTDSETYKLEQQIKRLERRIKKLETQPSGPTEPQQAPGTQPSGTTTPDIYKNLPKGTGSSADSSFSTATGLSRFFNPAISVNGLFLGQYRSIGNTDPNNENSTGFKIQEMELQFTANVDTYLRANFRATFEGDEVGIEESFIDALLMDRLALRAGKFYTSFGKHNLLHTHQFPFIDQPLVNETLFGDEGLLEVGVGTSYLVPVPWYSEAILQVVQGDNEIQFNGPLNNDFLYLAHLKNLWDLDEETTLELGGSFATGRNQAGAQSGSGRGRTNLVGGNMTVKWNPAKRSRYKTLIWQTEYIGSFQQTGTNPVTNVANPDLNRGGMYTMLQYQFQERWWVQGRYDYVGFHQPQHFDDSYRWSGLIGYVPSEFSAIRLQYNYLDQGFSEEQQVLLQLNFSMGSHPAHTY, encoded by the coding sequence ATGAATCCGCTCAAGCTCTCCGTTATGGTGTGGAGTGCGTTCCTGCTGGCGAGTTCCGCCTGGGCCCAGGACGCAAACACCGATTCGGAAACGTACAAACTGGAACAGCAGATCAAACGCCTGGAACGGCGCATCAAAAAGCTGGAGACTCAGCCATCCGGGCCCACCGAGCCGCAACAGGCACCCGGCACCCAGCCATCCGGCACCACCACGCCGGATATTTATAAGAATCTGCCAAAAGGAACCGGCAGTTCCGCCGACTCTTCGTTTTCCACGGCAACCGGATTGTCGCGGTTTTTCAACCCGGCCATATCCGTCAACGGCCTGTTCCTCGGGCAGTACCGGTCCATTGGCAATACCGATCCCAACAACGAAAACTCAACCGGCTTCAAAATCCAGGAAATGGAACTGCAGTTCACCGCCAACGTGGACACCTATCTGCGGGCCAATTTCCGTGCCACATTTGAAGGCGACGAAGTGGGAATCGAGGAATCCTTCATCGATGCACTGTTGATGGACCGGCTGGCTCTTCGCGCCGGAAAGTTTTATACCAGCTTTGGCAAGCACAACCTGCTTCATACCCATCAGTTTCCATTCATTGACCAGCCCCTGGTCAATGAAACCCTGTTTGGGGACGAAGGCCTGCTTGAGGTCGGCGTGGGAACCAGTTATCTTGTTCCGGTGCCCTGGTACTCGGAAGCCATACTTCAAGTGGTTCAGGGCGACAATGAAATCCAATTCAATGGGCCCCTGAACAACGATTTTCTCTATCTGGCCCACTTGAAAAACCTGTGGGACCTGGACGAGGAAACCACGCTGGAACTGGGAGGCTCCTTCGCCACCGGACGCAACCAGGCAGGAGCCCAGTCCGGTTCCGGGCGCGGCCGCACCAACCTGGTGGGAGGCAACATGACGGTAAAATGGAATCCCGCCAAGCGTTCGCGTTACAAAACACTCATCTGGCAGACGGAGTACATCGGCTCATTTCAGCAGACCGGGACCAATCCCGTCACCAACGTCGCCAACCCAGACCTCAACCGGGGCGGTATGTACACCATGTTGCAGTACCAGTTTCAGGAACGCTGGTGGGTCCAGGGCCGCTACGACTACGTCGGCTTCCACCAGCCGCAACACTTTGACGACTCGTACCGCTGGTCCGGTCTCATCGGTTACGTGCCGAGCGAGTTCTCCGCCATCCGCCTGCAGTACAATTATCTCGACCAGGGATTCTCAGAGGAACAACAGGTGTTGTTGCAGCTGAACTTCTCGATGGGCTCCCATCCTGCACACACGTATTGA
- a CDS encoding Lcl domain-containing protein: MKRIGPIWIRVPGQAGRWGIRLKESPLSEISQCETGFESFVLPLCPDVSAYDQKKVVVREACLTLKILKRQSGSNQEIMSQGTTQNQKYKILFVDTERKVLASAKKIFAQSGYQIEVCDGAMRAADMVANNGPIAVVFTDERMRGMRGTELLEIVKRVSPNTVRVLTAAQVEDHIVEDIINKAEVYRFIRKPIDFNVALKVAKQGVSFYEQAVRNEHLDLALHEIEAEKDKIVREAAGLTARINKLKRSTLYWFGGILLVIGLAFGFNFYQEYLRQQDLQASSNNMGNWVAYKNHTALDTVNNLMWMTRDFRIIEKRYPTSWQEAMDWAQKMNARNYAGYSDWRLPTVAEYKNTFDPDRTKLAFDGNQEYPVGYPKPFESGGGYGFWTSERVGENSAKYFFFVGGYGRTEALNYGGPTMSVRLVRNLK; the protein is encoded by the coding sequence GTGAAACGAATTGGTCCGATTTGGATTCGGGTGCCTGGGCAGGCAGGGAGGTGGGGAATAAGGTTAAAAGAATCCCCCCTGTCAGAAATCTCGCAATGCGAAACCGGTTTCGAATCGTTCGTTCTCCCTTTATGCCCTGATGTGTCAGCATATGATCAAAAAAAAGTTGTTGTTCGGGAAGCTTGCCTTACACTAAAAATACTAAAACGACAGTCCGGATCGAATCAAGAAATTATGAGTCAGGGGACAACCCAAAATCAGAAATATAAAATTCTCTTTGTCGATACTGAAAGGAAGGTATTGGCATCTGCGAAAAAAATTTTCGCCCAGAGTGGATACCAGATTGAAGTGTGCGACGGTGCCATGCGAGCGGCGGATATGGTGGCAAACAATGGTCCCATCGCGGTCGTTTTCACGGATGAACGCATGCGTGGAATGCGTGGAACGGAACTTCTTGAAATCGTGAAGCGTGTTTCTCCCAACACCGTCAGGGTGCTCACCGCCGCACAGGTCGAAGATCACATTGTAGAAGATATCATCAATAAAGCGGAAGTTTACCGATTCATAAGGAAGCCCATCGATTTCAACGTCGCGCTCAAGGTGGCGAAGCAGGGGGTTTCGTTTTATGAACAGGCAGTGAGAAATGAGCACCTGGATCTTGCTCTTCACGAAATTGAAGCCGAGAAAGACAAGATTGTCCGCGAGGCAGCCGGTCTTACGGCGCGAATCAACAAGCTCAAGCGGTCCACCCTCTACTGGTTCGGAGGTATCCTCCTCGTCATCGGGCTTGCGTTTGGTTTCAATTTTTATCAGGAATACCTCCGGCAGCAGGACCTTCAGGCCTCGAGCAACAATATGGGCAATTGGGTTGCCTATAAAAACCATACGGCGCTGGACACGGTTAACAACCTGATGTGGATGACGCGTGATTTCCGCATTATTGAAAAACGGTACCCCACTTCCTGGCAGGAAGCGATGGATTGGGCGCAAAAAATGAATGCCCGGAACTACGCGGGTTATTCCGATTGGCGGCTACCAACGGTGGCGGAATATAAAAACACTTTCGATCCCGACCGGACCAAACTGGCCTTCGACGGTAACCAGGAGTACCCCGTTGGATACCCGAAGCCCTTTGAAAGCGGTGGGGGATATGGATTCTGGACGAGCGAGAGGGTCGGAGAGAATTCGGCCAAGTATTTCTTTTTTGTGGGGGGCTACGGCCGCACCGAAGCTCTCAATTATGGTGGGCCCACAATGAGCGTCCGGCTCGTTCGGAATTTGAAATAA
- a CDS encoding formyltransferase family protein, which yields MQSPRLTLVTGNDLRHEYFIRRINARHPVQSVFIESKNYPSLPSTTTEAENAWHWFFQRRKEYEEREFAPARNWPGVNHPVYEPLQPGGLKREGFLEKLQCAAPDLVLLFDCGLVGEPIINAFPGRILNLHVGLTEEYRGSSCNFWPIHDERLDCLGATILKIDPGIDTGAILAKDTVNIETGDDEQSLIGKTIKLGVELMERVLKQWQSGDWKAHTPESPGVLFQRKDLGPEAMLTVRRLVEGPRWQQLLAQHCG from the coding sequence ATGCAGTCACCCCGTCTCACACTGGTCACTGGCAACGACCTGCGGCACGAATATTTTATACGCCGCATCAACGCCCGTCACCCCGTTCAATCTGTTTTCATAGAAAGCAAAAACTATCCGTCCCTTCCGTCCACCACCACCGAAGCCGAAAACGCGTGGCACTGGTTTTTCCAGCGGCGAAAGGAATACGAAGAGCGCGAGTTTGCCCCCGCCCGAAATTGGCCCGGCGTCAACCATCCCGTTTATGAACCCCTGCAACCGGGCGGATTGAAAAGGGAGGGGTTTTTAGAAAAATTGCAGTGCGCTGCCCCTGACCTGGTTCTCCTGTTCGACTGCGGGCTGGTCGGCGAACCGATCATAAACGCGTTTCCCGGCCGCATCCTGAACCTGCATGTCGGACTTACTGAGGAGTATCGTGGTTCATCCTGCAATTTCTGGCCCATTCACGATGAACGTCTGGACTGCCTGGGTGCGACCATATTGAAAATCGACCCCGGCATCGACACCGGCGCCATCCTCGCAAAGGACACGGTGAACATCGAAACCGGCGATGACGAACAGTCTCTGATCGGAAAAACCATCAAGCTGGGAGTGGAGCTGATGGAAAGGGTATTGAAGCAGTGGCAATCCGGCGACTGGAAGGCGCACACTCCGGAGTCACCCGGGGTATTGTTTCAGCGCAAGGACCTCGGTCCGGAAGCCATGCTGACCGTGCGCCGGTTGGTGGAAGGACCGCGCTGGCAACAACTGCTGGCGCAGCATTGCGGGTGA
- a CDS encoding nucleoside recognition domain-containing protein — protein MLNIIWVSFFLVAFLVALLKWIVWGQGDVFVSIMGATFEMSRVAFEIALGLVGIMSFWMGVMRIGQRAGVLDLFVRILHPFLHKLFPEVPERHPAFGAMVMNFSANILGLDNAATPLGLKAMDELQELNPDKNSATNAQILFLVLNTSSVTLFPVTVFVYRAQQGAADPTDVFLPILLATFCSTLVGLISVAVVQRINLKDPVLLAYLGGLVALIGGLVLYFSQLDQAAMQVQSARLSNFLLFAVIVAFMASALWKKKNVFDIFIDGAKEGFEVAIKIVPYLVAMLVGIAVFRASGALEMLLDGIRWLVLGIGGDTRFVDALPTGFMKPLSGSGARGMMIETMQTFGADSFAGRMASVMQGSTETTFYVLALYFGAVRVRQTRHALPCALLADAAGILAAISISYWFFG, from the coding sequence TTGCTGAACATCATCTGGGTTTCATTCTTTCTGGTCGCCTTCCTGGTTGCCCTCTTGAAATGGATCGTGTGGGGCCAGGGGGACGTCTTTGTCTCCATCATGGGTGCGACCTTCGAGATGTCCCGCGTGGCATTCGAGATCGCGCTGGGCCTCGTCGGAATCATGAGTTTCTGGATGGGAGTCATGCGCATTGGCCAGCGGGCCGGAGTTCTGGACCTGTTCGTCCGCATCCTTCATCCTTTTCTCCACAAATTGTTTCCGGAAGTACCGGAGCGGCACCCGGCCTTCGGCGCGATGGTCATGAATTTTTCCGCCAATATCCTGGGTTTGGACAATGCTGCTACGCCGCTTGGCCTCAAGGCGATGGACGAATTGCAGGAACTGAATCCAGATAAGAATTCCGCCACCAACGCGCAGATTCTGTTTCTCGTTCTCAACACCTCGTCGGTCACGCTGTTTCCCGTCACCGTCTTTGTGTACCGGGCTCAACAGGGTGCAGCGGATCCCACAGACGTGTTCCTGCCCATCCTGCTCGCTACCTTCTGTTCTACTTTGGTGGGTTTGATTTCCGTCGCGGTGGTACAACGAATCAACCTGAAAGACCCGGTCCTGCTGGCGTATCTGGGGGGACTGGTCGCATTGATTGGGGGACTGGTTCTGTACTTTTCACAACTCGACCAGGCCGCCATGCAGGTACAGTCGGCCCGCCTCAGTAATTTTCTTTTATTTGCAGTGATTGTGGCATTCATGGCTTCGGCCCTGTGGAAGAAAAAGAATGTGTTCGATATTTTTATTGACGGCGCAAAGGAGGGTTTTGAGGTAGCGATCAAGATCGTACCTTACCTTGTCGCCATGCTGGTGGGAATTGCTGTTTTCCGGGCCAGCGGCGCCCTGGAGATGTTGCTGGACGGAATCCGCTGGCTTGTGCTGGGCATCGGTGGGGACACTCGCTTCGTCGATGCTCTGCCGACAGGGTTCATGAAACCATTGAGCGGCAGTGGCGCGCGGGGCATGATGATTGAGACCATGCAGACGTTCGGTGCCGACTCCTTTGCAGGGCGCATGGCGTCGGTCATGCAGGGGAGCACCGAGACCACCTTTTATGTTCTGGCGTTGTATTTCGGAGCGGTGCGGGTGCGCCAAACACGCCACGCCCTGCCTTGTGCCCTGTTGGCCGATGCGGCGGGTATTTTGGCCGCCATTTCGATCAGCTACTGGTTTTTTGGCTGA
- a CDS encoding metal ABC transporter substrate-binding protein, producing the protein MRGDGNSTSYRCRLPVAFFGIALLLLLGAVPGYAAMKVVTTTEDIASLVREVGGNHVVAASLTRGYQDPHFVQAKPSLMVTLHDADLLIYQGLDLEVGWLPLLIQGARNSKIRFGEPGLLDMSLAVDPIQIPTGPVDRSMGDVHPFGNPHYTLDPENIKPMVFLLADHLAKLDPEHESEFESNRDRFMERFQEKLKQWKRIMEPVKGARLVTYHRTWDYFLQRFGIESIGTVEVKPGVQPTPVHLAQLAEKMNSQKVTIILQASYYRLRFSELLAGKTGARILSLPPGVGGVPEARTTIDFFDFLVHQIYGALQP; encoded by the coding sequence ATGAGAGGAGACGGCAACTCAACGTCGTACAGATGCCGACTTCCTGTGGCGTTCTTCGGGATCGCGCTCCTGTTGTTGCTGGGCGCGGTCCCGGGTTACGCCGCGATGAAGGTCGTCACCACCACGGAGGACATTGCTTCGCTTGTGCGCGAGGTGGGTGGAAACCATGTGGTAGCCGCCAGCCTCACACGCGGGTATCAGGACCCGCACTTCGTTCAGGCCAAACCGAGTCTCATGGTCACCCTGCACGATGCGGATCTCCTGATTTACCAGGGGCTCGACCTGGAGGTGGGCTGGTTGCCCCTGTTGATCCAGGGCGCGCGCAATTCAAAAATCCGGTTCGGCGAACCGGGCCTGCTCGACATGTCGCTGGCTGTCGATCCCATCCAGATACCCACAGGTCCGGTGGACCGGTCGATGGGCGACGTCCATCCCTTCGGAAACCCGCACTACACGCTGGATCCCGAGAACATCAAACCCATGGTGTTTCTGCTGGCAGATCACCTGGCCAAACTCGACCCGGAACACGAAAGCGAATTCGAATCCAACCGCGACCGGTTCATGGAACGCTTCCAGGAAAAACTCAAGCAATGGAAGCGAATCATGGAACCGGTAAAAGGAGCCCGGCTCGTCACCTACCACCGCACATGGGATTACTTTCTTCAGCGGTTCGGTATCGAGTCGATCGGTACTGTCGAGGTGAAACCCGGAGTGCAGCCCACTCCCGTTCACCTTGCCCAACTGGCGGAGAAAATGAATTCGCAAAAAGTGACGATCATTTTGCAGGCCAGTTATTACCGTCTGCGTTTTTCAGAACTGCTTGCAGGAAAAACCGGGGCGCGTATCCTCAGCCTGCCTCCGGGGGTTGGAGGCGTGCCTGAAGCCCGGACCACAATCGATTTTTTCGACTTTCTGGTTCACCAGATATACGGAGCCCTTCAACCATGA